Sequence from the Phalacrocorax carbo chromosome 8, bPhaCar2.1, whole genome shotgun sequence genome:
ATGCATCTGGAAATTCATTCTTTAGAGGAAGAGTCTCTGTTCTTCCCCCATAGGTTGCTCAGTGGGAGGAGCAGGCCTTACTTACCCTCTTGAGCATCAGAGGGGTGTTAAGACTGCAAAAGCTAAGCCAGAACAGGGCTGCTGACTAATATGGTAGGCTGCCAACTGTAGGGAAATGAGTGGTCCTCTCAGAGCTTAAGAGGGACAATTGTCCTTCCTCTGGGTTTTTTGCCAGCTCACCAAAGTATTTCATTGTTAACAAATGTAAGACAGTAAGAGTATGGTTGAGGATAGGAATATATGTCGAACACTGGCacttcttttactgtttttatgCATCTGTGTTCCTTGCTGCAGTTGCACGGTTGCAGATCTTCAGAACAAAATAGACTGTTTGGAAAAGACCAATTCAAAACTCCAGGAAGAGGTTTGTGTCTGGTCCGTTAAATATTTCTCATAGCTCTTTTCCATCAGAGGCAAAACTCCCTGAAAGGTCTGTGGAAAGCTTCTACATTATGGTAGctgttaaaatgcttttggGCATGTACTTGCTAGACGGGTTTCCTTAGTCAAGGTTTTTATCTTGCAATGGTGTCTCCGCCCAAAAGTAATCATACCACTATGATGAACATGATTTGTCCCTCTTCTTCTGCacgtgtgtgtctgtatgtattTGTCATGTGCGTTAAACAGAactcagaaaaagagaaggaaaagaatcaCACTTCAATTAGCAAGTCTTTCCTAGCTGGGAACTGAAATAGAATCCAGCAGCATGCGAGACAATGgttgttctgttttttgttgtgATGGTGTTGTTTTACTGTTTATGTATAGATTAACATATATATGAGTTCAGAGTCTGTGTAGTCTAATCGCAACacttttgggggtttttccACTTGAAAGTGCCATAAGGTTCCCCCAGTGAATGTCAGACCTGACTTGCTCTATGGCTTTCTAGTTCATACCAGAATGAATACCACAGGTCACAGATCTGTGGTGGATTTTAGCCTTTTATACTCGGATGCATTTCTTTGCAcagttaatatttaaaaataatcgATGAGGGCATGAAGCAGAAGTCAAGTGAACAAATGCTGGTGGGCTTATTAATTTAGGCTGTACAGTGAGGATGGCTGCAGAAGGGTCAGGCAGCTTCTGGGGACAGTTGGGGGGCGAAAGGGGAAGTGAGCAGCACACCTGCTACAAAGGCAGAGCAAATAAGTTTAGTATTCCTCCAGATGTGGCATGCTTGTACAGTGATTAAATATAGATATTCTCTTTGTAAACAGCTTGCGGCAGCAACTGACCGAATTGGATCACttcaggaagagcagcagcagttaaAACAACAAAACGAATTAATTCGTGAACGGAGTGAAAAAAGCGTAGAGGTGGGACACCTATTTAAAGATGATGAGGATCCTTAAAATAAGTGATCTCTTTTGATCAACTGTAGTTAGGGCTCTCAAAAGCACTTTGAACTGGAATGCTAAGCAGAGTTGAGCATACTGCTGTATAGGTCACAGGTTTTGTGTGTAGTATGCACAAGCGTTAGATTTTGCTGTTCTTTACTACACAAATATATACttgcagaagagagaaagcatTAAAAGTATTAGaatggtttctttttattttactagtCTTTGAAATTTCAGCTAATTAACGTTTGCTGCCTTATTAGTTGTAAAATAGTAGGATTTTACTTGAAATTGCACATAGAAATACTGTGTTACACACAAGAAATTAAGGCATACTTTAAATGCATAGCTTTGTGATCCAAGTGGCTTTTTTGCTGATGTTTCTTTTAGGTAACAAAAGAGGATACAAAAGTAGAATTGGATACTTACAGGCAGTCACGCCAGGGTCTTGATGAAATGTACAGTGATGTTTGGAAGCagttgaaagaagaaaaaaaaattaggctgGTAAGGAGACTTAACAATAGGAATTGAAATGAAAGATCCAGGATTCTGCATGCTTTAAGGCAGCATTACAAATCGAAGATGTATGCTGTGCACTTTTTGCAGCTATTCAGGATTCATAAAGGCATTGCAAGCAAGACGGTGGGTATTGGTCATTAACTGTGTCTGTAAAGTACTGGAAATTAGGACTTTGggaatgctgaaaataaaacgTCTTCCCCTGTTTAAGAACCTACCGGCATTATTATTGCAGAGACTAAGATCAGAACACACAGAGTGGCAGCTGTCTTCATGGAGGAAAGCATGGTATATGCTCAGCAGTCACTTACCCAGTGACATGCTAATCAGTGAGTGGTGAAGAGGCTGCCCAAGCTTGCTGAAGCCTACGGCTCTAAGTTATCCCAACTCCAGGAGAAATGCTGCACTTGACAGGCTGCTAAGTTACACCCTGAGCTCTGCAATTCATGCCAGCAGATCTGCACCCTGAtctggagagctgggatagTGTTTTGGTCTTACTAACTTAATGTATTATTTGAGACCTGACTGTTCTGTAATATCATAGTTCAGTATTATCTCAGAGTAATACAGAGTTTGTGAGTGGGGTCATGTGGGTTTTGGAAATGCTTATCCCTGACGTATGGCTAGATAGCAGTAACTAGGAAATCTCTTTGTAAGGAACTAGAGAAAGAGTTGGAGCTACAAATtggaatgaaaacagaaatggaaattgcCATGAAACTTCTGGAAAAAGATACTCACGAAAAACAAGACACTTTAGTTGCACTTCGCCAACAGTTAGAAGACGTGAAGGCTATTAACCTGCAGATGTTTCACAAATCTCAGGTATGTACCTAGTGGAGAACAGAAAGAACAGCTGTAGTAGTGGTCTTTTGCACGTTACTTGTGTGCTGGGGGTGCATGTGCACTTAAATGCATCTGAAGTAATACTTAGATGCAACAATTTTCTTAAGAATATCTATTTTAgaactgtttaatttttttattacgCTTCATTATTGGTATTATATTGGGTACGTCTGGAAAGAAAGGGGGTTTCCTTCAGTATGCTGCGTAGTGTGCCATAGGATCATCCAGCAAATGCTGAGACAAATGAACTCTCCCAGGGGAGAAGGTGTTTGCAAGGGTCCTTTGCTCTAACCACTGAATGattagtcttttaaaaaattacttactGCAGCCAAGAACTGTCTTGGTTCTCCTTCCTGTCTGTGTTGTCTTGCCTTTCACTTGCACCACATTTAACAGTGTTTACTGTAGAAACCAACAATAAGCCTCTCTAAACCAATAGAAAACTATCAGTTATTTTTGCCTGTCTCCTGTAGTCTGTACCCAGAGGGTCAGCTGAGTGCTATAGCCTGTGGAAAGGCAACACtggatttggggagggaggaactCTGTGGTTAGGCCAGCCTCTGGAGCTACCCAGAAGTTGGTGGATTGGTTTAGGTATATTGTTATACCCCCTTCAGCAGAAGACCTGGCTCTCCAGATGTAAGATGGTTTGagaagtaaaatggaaataattttgctttctggGCCTGTCTCCCTTCCTCAGTCTCTTCCTTACCCTGGCAGTTTTTAGAGTTTACTTTCTCCATCCTTCGTGTCATTTACATTGCAGGGACTTGgggatggtttgggttttcttgttgttgttttttgggtgggttgtggtgttttgtcttttttttcaattggaaaaaaaatacactgatgGGTGTTTCTACAAGGAGGTGACAGAGGAGTAGTGTTCACCCAAAGTCTACAGAGCGTGTCTCCCTTAATGAGAGTTTAACTAGACTTCCCCTCCCGTACTTGGTGCCAGAAATCCTGGGGGATTCCTCTCAAGTTTTATGGACTGTTTCCTGATGCCTCTTCAGTCTTTATCCAGGCCTTTGCCTCCTTCACAGATGCACAGAAACTTGGGAGGCAATGGCTGGTGAAACCCCCGTGCTGAGGTATGCCTTTGCTTTCAGAAGAAGtattgatttggggttttttttggcttccTGGTTCCATGCTCACTGAGTGCAGCTGTTACATTCAAATCATAATTGATATTCATATCCTGTTGATTTAATCTGATAATTACTTTCTTCAAGCTTGTTTCTAAAGAGAAGATTTTTGGCTTGTAGCTGATCTCAGAGGTCAAAACTTtgtaaagttttttttcctgagctccTAACAAAACAAGTTGAGGAGTGTCTGCTCTGGTATTATCAGCATTTTGTTTGTACATTCCAGTTCAACGCAGGCATGGCCTGCAGCAAGCTAAACATTCTTTATCTAGTGGCAGACCTTTATTAAACACTAACATgttctgctttagaaaaataaaatgtattaccTGGAATATTTATTCACTTATTCCTACAGAACGCGGAATGTTCATTACAACAGAAAATGGAAGCCATATCctcttttgaaggaaaaacaaatgagatGATGTCCTCTATGAAACAAATGGAAGAGAGGTAATAATTACAAGTTCAAAAAGTCAACACTGAAATCAGTAGAAAGTTTCCAGCTGGAACCTTTACAGCATAACCTTCCATATGCCTCCTGCAGACGTGGGCATACATGCCAGCATGACGTttgttctcctttcccctccttatCACCCTCTGCACTCACCTGTATTCTTTTCCCAGGCAAATGTGCCCATAATTGACCCATTCGAAAACCATAGCTGTTTCCATAGGCAGgctgtttaaaaacatgatGACTTTAGTTTAAGAATGGGTGTGACTCTCGCTTTAGAGGTTTTCTTTaggtttaggggttttttttcccagaaacagTTGCTTTCAACAGTTCTGTACATGTCCCTTACTTTGTAGATTACAGCATGCAGAGAAggcaaggcaggcagcagaagaaagatgCAACAAGATGAAGCAAGAGCTTGCTGGCAAGCTTGACACTTGCCGGCAACAGATGTCCCAGCTGGATAGCAAATGGTATTTAATCtgatcaggtttttttccttcccttctgctttctaCTCCTTTTGTGCTCAGACCTAAAGAGGGTAGGTTTGCATTGTTATATTGGGTTCAGCAGGTATTGACAGAAGTATGCACGGTCTAGGGAAGCACAGAGCTTCTGGATAGTGCACGGAGAGCATGAGGGTTTTGAAATGCCTTTTCCAGAACATCCGGTTTGAGCAGAGAGTGCCAGTAGAAATGGCAATGGagttttccattgcttttttaGTAAATCAGGAGATAGATACGGTCATGCTTGTAGGCTGAGTGTGTAAGTGACTGTCATCCAAATGGAGTGGGGTTTTGGAAGGGTTTGGGGAGCATCCTGGTGTTCTTAGGGAGTGTTAATCCTCTAAAGGTTTCTAATAACTAtagaaaatgcttctttcaCTGGTCAGACTTCAGGGCAGAGCATCATTTTTAAACATGGCTGTTTAAACACGTGTAGTTAAATATGTCCATGTGGGGactgggtttggggttttggttttggggtggtatttgtttctttttttcttctagccattcattgctgcttgttttctgtGACCTGCGAATGCTAATATAGTTCTTGAAGTCTGCTGCCATAACAACTgtgttctttcctttcccagaaCACCGCCCTAGTTTTTGCCCTCTTTTGGACAAGGTTTCTTCTTCTCATACTGTTGCTATGCTTAAGTGCTGTAGGATATTCTTCTTTAGGGTTTCttagaatacatttttttaaatagctcaACTCTGGAAAAGGAGttaaaatctgaaaaggaaCAGAGACAGACTTTGCAAAGAGAACTACACCAAGAGAAGGATGCTACCACTCTGCTTAAAACAGAACTGCAACAAATGGAAGGACTGAAACAGGTACGGACGGTGCAAACGTGCCCAGCATTCGGGAGTAAAGCTGACTTAGACCCAGTGCAATGTTGGCAGTAGAGTAATTTCTTCTGTACCGCTCTCCTCTGAGTGTTTTCAACTGCTTGGCTGACATGAATGCAAACCTGCACACGAAATGGCAAGGGAAGGAATGTGGAGCAGTACAGGGCTCAGGCAGGGAAAACAGCTTAGCTAGAGGTGGCCGAGGAGGGTTCAGTCTGACCTGCCTTAGCTGCGCAAGGCTCTGAGCCGTTCATCAGTCAGGAGCTGAAGCTGCGGCAGGACAGCTGGGGACGAGAAGCTGCTCAGCTGTCCCGTGGTGAGACACCCCTGCTCAGGGGGGAAGTGGCAAGGTCAGAGCTTTCAGTGGCTGTGTGGAGTCTTTCAGCTGTAGGTAATAAAACAGGAACCCATTTTCAGGCATTCAGAACAACtgaatgtgatttattttaagcatGAACATTCTTCTTAATCTGAAAAGAATTTGCTCCTGTCCATTAAGCAGTTTAGATTATGAAGGCATGATTGTACCCCAGTGTCTGCCTACACACCCGTGGTGGGCGTAAGGCTGCTGCATCCCAGCCGTGGTCAAGGATGTTTAAAGCCTGAaaatctttctgtctttctggtaAATATGGTTAGATGACTTCAGTGTTTGTGCTCTACAAGAAGCCCTGGGTAGTTCACTCAGGTAATCCTAAAAATCAAGCCTTAATGGAAAATAGGTAGCTTTGTAAAGGAGCTGCTTCTTGTGAACAGGTTGTTCGGACAGACTGTCTGATCTAGATTATAGGTCAAACCTATCACACGAAACACTTGACTTTGTGCTTAATCTTATAGGAACTGAGAAAATTGCAAGATGAGAAGCAGAACTTGGAGAAAGTCTGTGAGGAGCAGGAACAAGCTCTTCAAGAAATGGGCCTTCATCTCAGCCAGTAAGTTCTAGGA
This genomic interval carries:
- the RUFY1 gene encoding RUN and FYVE domain-containing protein 1 isoform X2 → MEERANLMNMMKLSIKILIQSALSLGRTLDSDFPPLQQFFVVLEHCLKHGLKVKKTFIGQNKSFFGPLELVEKLCPEASDIATSVKNLPELKTAVGRGRAWLYLALMQKKLADYLKVLLDHKHLLSEFYEADALMMEEEGAVIVGLLVGLNVIDANLCLKGEDLDSQVGVIDFSLYLKETQDSDGKQDGGITAVLDQKHYVEELNRHLSCTVADLQNKIDCLEKTNSKLQEELAAATDRIGSLQEEQQQLKQQNELIRERSEKSVEVTKEDTKVELDTYRQSRQGLDEMYSDVWKQLKEEKKIRLELEKELELQIGMKTEMEIAMKLLEKDTHEKQDTLVALRQQLEDVKAINLQMFHKSQNAECSLQQKMEAISSFEGKTNEMMSSMKQMEERLQHAEKARQAAEERCNKMKQELAGKLDTCRQQMSQLDSKCSTLEKELKSEKEQRQTLQRELHQEKDATTLLKTELQQMEGLKQELRKLQDEKQNLEKVCEEQEQALQEMGLHLSQSKLKMEDIKEVNKALKGHTWLKDDEATHCKQCEKEFSISRRKHHCRNCGDIFCNTCSSNELALPSYPKPVRVCDTCHTLLLQRCSSNSS